The following are encoded together in the Luteolibacter rhizosphaerae genome:
- a CDS encoding sialate O-acetylesterase, with protein MIFKNRSLILAVAALTASATADVRLPHVFTDGAVLQRDRGVPVWGQASPGKKVTVKFAGQEKSAQAGGDGKWRVDLDAMPANAEPRVIEVSEEGANQVQVKDVLVGEVWLASGQSNMEWSIGASRKEDQDIAASGPVPLLRLLTVPKKVAPYRQDDFEGAWKPADPETSKSFSAVAYFFGRRLTEELGVPVGLIHSSWGGSRIEPWLADEGLADIEDLREMREFREARTPGTEKYDEAMKRHVAATRGWVDAADRALNEKKPIPGQPPAPPVLPVGSNQALGTYQAMIHPVVPYGLRGFLWYQGESNVGEDLLYTLKMEALIKGWRKQFGAAEAPFYFVQLAPYNYGDNRQGALQGLWIAQQEALKIPKTGMAVTMDIGNPKDIHPRNKSEVGRRLSLWALADTYGKEGIVKSGPLFESFEAAGDSIKVRLKNAPTGLATRDQQAPSHFEVAGPDWNFKPATAEISPNEPVITLKSAEVPQPTMARFAWSQIAEPNIMNKEGLPAAAFHTHWPDEPGMGRNVARQRPFTSSDPNASGWNAGLTDGNWWGGAGTCFATGNAAGFPKHVTIDLGRPREVQAVRYGVPGFGSTKTVLISVSENGKDFQEVGKHEFAGKTEARSEQRFDKRPVRFVRATFPDHHERQDHYSENHSFLSELEVYGPVN; from the coding sequence ATGATCTTCAAGAATCGCTCCCTGATCCTCGCCGTGGCGGCCCTGACCGCGAGCGCCACAGCGGATGTGCGGCTCCCCCATGTCTTCACGGACGGTGCGGTGCTCCAGCGCGACCGCGGCGTGCCGGTGTGGGGTCAAGCTTCGCCGGGCAAGAAGGTGACGGTGAAGTTCGCCGGGCAGGAGAAATCCGCGCAGGCCGGTGGCGACGGGAAGTGGCGTGTCGATCTCGATGCGATGCCTGCCAACGCCGAGCCTCGGGTGATCGAAGTATCCGAAGAAGGCGCCAACCAAGTGCAGGTGAAGGACGTGCTGGTCGGCGAGGTCTGGCTGGCGAGCGGCCAATCGAACATGGAGTGGTCGATCGGAGCATCCCGGAAAGAAGATCAGGACATTGCCGCCAGTGGACCGGTGCCGCTGCTGCGCTTGCTCACGGTGCCGAAGAAGGTGGCCCCCTACCGGCAGGATGATTTCGAAGGCGCGTGGAAGCCGGCGGATCCGGAGACCAGCAAGAGCTTCTCGGCCGTGGCCTACTTCTTCGGTCGTCGCCTGACCGAAGAGCTCGGCGTGCCGGTCGGCTTGATTCACAGCTCCTGGGGCGGTTCACGGATCGAGCCATGGCTCGCCGACGAAGGTCTGGCGGACATCGAAGACCTGCGCGAGATGCGCGAATTCCGCGAAGCTCGCACTCCCGGCACCGAGAAATACGACGAGGCGATGAAGCGCCACGTGGCTGCCACCCGTGGCTGGGTGGATGCCGCGGATCGCGCCTTGAACGAGAAGAAGCCGATCCCGGGCCAACCCCCTGCCCCGCCGGTGCTGCCGGTGGGATCGAACCAAGCGCTCGGCACCTATCAGGCCATGATTCATCCGGTGGTGCCCTACGGCCTGCGCGGCTTCCTGTGGTATCAGGGCGAATCGAATGTCGGGGAGGACTTGCTCTACACACTCAAGATGGAGGCGCTGATCAAAGGCTGGCGGAAGCAATTCGGCGCAGCGGAAGCCCCCTTCTACTTCGTCCAACTCGCCCCGTACAACTACGGCGATAACCGCCAAGGCGCCCTGCAGGGCCTATGGATCGCACAACAGGAAGCCCTGAAAATTCCGAAAACCGGGATGGCGGTGACGATGGACATCGGTAATCCGAAGGACATCCATCCGCGCAACAAATCGGAAGTCGGACGCCGCCTGTCGCTGTGGGCGCTGGCCGATACCTACGGCAAGGAGGGCATCGTGAAGTCGGGCCCGCTGTTCGAGAGCTTCGAAGCAGCCGGAGACTCGATCAAGGTGCGCTTGAAGAACGCTCCGACCGGACTCGCCACGCGCGACCAGCAGGCACCCAGCCATTTCGAAGTCGCGGGACCGGACTGGAATTTCAAGCCTGCCACCGCGGAGATCTCGCCGAACGAGCCGGTCATCACGCTGAAAAGCGCCGAGGTGCCGCAGCCGACCATGGCGCGCTTCGCTTGGTCGCAGATCGCCGAGCCGAACATCATGAACAAGGAAGGTCTGCCTGCCGCAGCCTTCCACACCCACTGGCCGGATGAGCCGGGCATGGGCCGCAACGTGGCGCGCCAGCGCCCCTTCACCTCCAGCGATCCGAATGCCTCCGGCTGGAACGCCGGTCTGACCGACGGCAACTGGTGGGGCGGTGCCGGCACCTGCTTCGCCACCGGCAATGCAGCAGGATTCCCGAAGCACGTGACCATCGATCTCGGCCGCCCGCGCGAAGTGCAGGCGGTGCGCTATGGCGTCCCGGGCTTCGGCTCGACCAAGACGGTGCTCATCTCCGTGAGCGAAAACGGCAAGGACTTCCAGGAAGTGGGCAAGCACGAGTTCGCCGGCAAGACCGAGGCTCGTAGCGAGCAGCGCTTCGACAAGCGGCCGGTGCGTTTCGTACGCGCTACCTTCCCGGACCACCACGAGCGCCAGGATCACTACAGCGAGAACCACTCCTTCCTGAGCGAACTGGAAGTCTACGGGCCGGTGAACTGA
- a CDS encoding Calx-beta domain-containing protein produces the protein MSLSRRTLAITALSVVALTPLFLLREKPATPEVAPRSALASVRPAPVLPTASAEQSADTPGFGKWVSEPIPEPDFAKIDAFDNWLGRWTAADDVEKRALRLEGAELSAARRPEFKALIASDPRLALERAVSRVIRQDLPQEIVDSLEEPVSATGDYNVYLARPAPGEEVPGPLRYFEIPGRSLKAHVSGEMLPVMSRKKIPLRGVAIDREFAVAESPVRPLEIGEEIPPGTVVEDVCPVSGETTEEVASGEVVTEDTPTVEVGERIITLCNGTHVTVLDERYRTLVQASGPGGPAFFMDAFPGTSSRAIGNFRCLYIRATYPDQMAPPNTEDQAVADMRNTTRFFLESSYGKMTTTATVTPLIVLPQTLAWYIAKDTEVDGLGTMQSQARAEARKLGYDPSQYNCIIVRVNGGLRSGSSWGGGDSVWLGWGGMDVINHECGHSLGRSHANFWQTSDGTAYGNGQNQEYGNSFDVMGGGGGFGAHYNTVSKRALGWLPDTYLHLPKTNGVFRIHAYDQPRLEEGKRYGLSVAKDSIRGYNLEYHPAKVADQALVIYSGMGSNAGHLIDTTPGSSGGKGDGGIRVGRTFTDPEADIHFTVLAKNESSPPSLDVAYFRGPFPGNQAPTLSLAASATTIGTGGSVTFTATASDPDGDALAYEWDFDDGQTAANSAVVTRSFATTAQVTAMLTVSDMKGGTARRHVVINVGSHGRQTITGNITWNATPLANVRVSNGTKYAYTDSSGNYALSGIATGSATLTATLNGFTFNPSFTNPFTVVSGANTANWTAGNSTFVTLAKTADPVEGGANGSFTLTRTGDTSADLVVRVSPVGGTATRTTDYTFNPDYATDGSYRSFTIPAGSASLAVSVAAVNDTTQEGPETIALQLASNGNYLSNSLNSMVMTVGDNDTSLPQISVLPTDPYAFESPADNGTFTFRRVGPTTSSLNISVAWSGSATAGSDYTSLPATVTFPAGQSTATINVVPINDSVIEAPEDITATINTSASYLRDGSATSATVSLSDDDSPVVTVAAVDTQASEAGPDSGMFLITRSGSTAAPLKVYYGLSGSAFHGTDYAPLTGETTIPAGSASAPVVVTPYNDDLGEPVEDVTLAVTTFNNAYSLGSAFQATLAIADNADTPVVSVRAGAAGVEGGSSASVVFRAIGSGSGNVTVNYTVSGTATSGSDYTAMSGSVSVPANGTNDVTVTIPVTNDTTPEPTETIKVTITPGAAYRVYNDGVGEAAIRDNDSGDRVAVSAYNSGAAEGGSTGKFYIARANTVGALTVNYTLSGTATDGLDYTGLTGSVVIPDTQLGEVVTFTPVNDTLPEGTEKVTLTIAAGTGYGLDRPASATLEIADNDTLPISVGFQASTSATSEIPDANGEFRDIPVVLSAASATTVTVDYVGGGGVATGDDVDWSFVDAANGNAIIKGGTLVFAPGTTSRNIRIRVKNDGVSEQSETAVLELRAANQAGLTSGLNKHSVLIFDGAVPPLVTEERWSGGTVYTNQTWSSVTPSYSGLLPGFTTALDVADNYSRRLVGQIVAPATGQYRFWIASDDASRLYLSTTSSAANKVLIASLATYTDFQNWEANDSQQSALINLVAGQSYYMEAQHQEGGGGDHLSVAWSGPGFSRTPIAGAATDVVPRTVRFVTASSTRRESDAGEPLLMAVLDRPAGSSAVTVNYTVAGTASSGSDFTLAPGTLSFAAGEQMKLLPLSFTADSNGETPEILSVALASANGAQIVSPSTHTITLLDAAAPAVGPLYVSAASTTAAGSVLGTASATPASGRSIASWSIIAGNVGNLFAINASGQVTLLAPAALPNPGGIQLGVRATDNLGATGDGAVNVVCNAPANKVVERRWAGETAFWNEDWSAATNYSGTLTNLTSAQNVADTYSRRLTGLLVPPTTGDYTFWVAGDDDCRLYLGTEGGSASKVQIASVDGYTNYQAWDSQGSQKSALIPLQAGKVYWIEAQQREGGGGDHLSVAWSGPGISRVAIPASAFFPFTPAADFNAPPAVPSIVVASPLAGATFESGSNIPVGANLAGGAQTITAVEFYRGGTLIGSDSSPPYQAAWSNASAGTYAITAKALYSGGGVVSSPVSITVNDADPSADPDGDGFNTGLELALGTNPQSSASQPPAIYASLRAWWKLDDNTGTAADDFTGRPQDGTISGAAWATGISGSALNFDGLDDGILVGNSAALTGTGNLTLAAWVKIDPGSPLATVIQQREAGATGHQGQYVLNVNASGTVNFFIYNNSAYQFDLTTAGAVNDGQWHHLAAVREGTAGRIYIDGVQAASGSGTAQALVSHPVAIGYDHRDNNKRFDGLIDDVRIYERALNAAELDGLHDGLVPNRAPAFTSDPLAKAAASEDTVYSASLAGDAGDPDFGDGLTYTKLGGPLWLAVSPSGVLSGTPANSDVGSNSFSIRVADAAGLNDIATVTIQVLNTNDTPVFAADPMTGSPATEDLAYSMSLAGSASDVDAGDTLTYFKVSGAPWVNVAPNGSVSGTPGNGDVGPNSVTIEVRDTAGASDQAVLQIAVANVNDAPAFSADPISGPAATEDLAYSGSLAGLAADIDAGDSLIYSKEDGPPWLAVAPDGTLSGTPGNADVGINSFTVRARDWSNAHDDVTLTVLVANVNDAPVFIVDPIARPTGSEEQAYTASSLSGTAVDADAGDSLTYAKIGGPLWLDIAADGSLSGTPPAGSSGTNTFTVEAKDGAGATAQATLLIEIEGDELPLPWQSNSIGSIPSNGSVTHSNGTYTVSGAGSLSGRSDTLNFAWQTMSGDGSITARITELGSTGGSARIGIMIRDTLASNSRHVFIGLDGNSTYRWVRRTSLNGNTSTSTSGSGVVPATWIRLVRSGDRITAYKSSNGTAWIEIGSLTAALPENCYAGMAVASGNGEVLNTSEFTNVSVSP, from the coding sequence ATGTCCCTGTCCCGTCGCACCCTTGCGATCACGGCTCTCTCCGTTGTCGCCCTTACACCCTTGTTCCTGCTTCGCGAGAAGCCCGCCACGCCGGAAGTAGCGCCGCGATCCGCGCTTGCTTCCGTGCGACCCGCGCCCGTGTTGCCGACTGCTTCTGCTGAGCAAAGCGCGGACACTCCCGGCTTCGGCAAATGGGTGAGCGAGCCTATCCCTGAACCGGATTTCGCGAAGATCGATGCCTTCGACAACTGGCTCGGTCGCTGGACTGCCGCCGACGATGTGGAGAAGCGGGCTCTGCGGCTGGAGGGTGCCGAACTCTCCGCCGCGCGCCGCCCGGAATTCAAGGCTCTCATCGCGAGCGATCCACGTCTCGCGCTCGAGCGGGCGGTCTCGCGCGTGATCCGCCAGGACTTGCCGCAGGAAATCGTCGATTCCTTGGAGGAGCCTGTATCCGCTACGGGAGACTATAACGTCTATCTCGCCCGACCTGCCCCCGGCGAAGAGGTGCCCGGCCCGCTCCGTTACTTCGAGATCCCGGGCCGCAGCCTGAAAGCCCATGTATCCGGCGAGATGTTGCCGGTCATGTCGCGCAAGAAGATCCCTCTTCGCGGCGTTGCCATTGATCGCGAGTTCGCCGTGGCGGAGAGCCCGGTCCGTCCTCTCGAAATCGGTGAAGAGATCCCCCCGGGCACAGTGGTGGAAGACGTCTGCCCGGTCTCCGGCGAAACCACCGAGGAAGTAGCTTCCGGGGAAGTCGTCACCGAGGACACGCCCACGGTGGAGGTCGGTGAGCGAATCATCACGCTTTGCAACGGCACTCACGTCACGGTGCTGGATGAAAGATACCGCACTCTCGTTCAAGCGAGCGGCCCCGGTGGTCCCGCCTTCTTCATGGATGCCTTCCCTGGCACTTCATCGCGCGCGATCGGAAACTTCCGCTGCCTCTACATCCGCGCCACCTACCCGGACCAGATGGCCCCGCCGAACACCGAGGACCAGGCGGTGGCCGACATGCGGAATACCACCCGCTTCTTCCTCGAAAGCTCCTACGGGAAGATGACCACCACGGCCACGGTTACGCCGCTCATCGTACTTCCCCAGACTCTCGCTTGGTACATTGCCAAGGATACCGAGGTCGACGGCCTCGGCACCATGCAGAGCCAAGCTCGCGCGGAGGCCCGCAAGCTCGGCTACGATCCCAGCCAGTACAATTGCATCATCGTCCGCGTGAATGGCGGCCTGCGCTCCGGATCCTCCTGGGGCGGGGGAGATAGCGTCTGGCTCGGCTGGGGTGGCATGGACGTGATCAACCACGAGTGCGGCCACTCGCTCGGCCGCAGCCACGCGAATTTCTGGCAGACCAGCGACGGCACCGCCTACGGCAACGGCCAAAATCAGGAATACGGCAACTCCTTCGACGTGATGGGCGGCGGCGGTGGATTCGGTGCTCATTACAATACCGTCAGCAAGCGCGCGCTCGGCTGGCTGCCGGATACCTATCTGCATCTGCCGAAGACCAACGGCGTCTTCCGTATCCATGCCTACGACCAGCCCCGCCTTGAAGAAGGCAAGCGCTATGGCCTCAGCGTCGCGAAGGATAGCATCCGCGGCTACAATCTCGAATACCATCCCGCCAAGGTCGCGGACCAGGCGCTGGTCATCTACAGCGGCATGGGCAGCAATGCCGGCCACCTGATCGATACCACCCCGGGCAGCTCCGGTGGCAAGGGCGATGGTGGCATCCGCGTCGGCCGAACCTTCACCGATCCCGAAGCCGATATTCACTTTACCGTCCTCGCGAAGAACGAATCGTCACCGCCCTCGCTGGATGTCGCCTACTTCCGCGGACCCTTCCCGGGCAATCAGGCGCCGACCCTGAGCTTGGCTGCCAGCGCCACCACCATCGGCACCGGCGGCAGTGTCACCTTCACCGCCACCGCGAGCGATCCGGATGGCGATGCCCTTGCCTACGAATGGGACTTCGACGACGGCCAGACCGCCGCGAACTCCGCGGTCGTGACCCGCAGCTTCGCCACCACGGCGCAGGTCACCGCGATGCTCACCGTGTCCGATATGAAGGGCGGCACGGCCCGCAGGCATGTCGTCATCAACGTCGGCTCGCATGGCCGCCAGACCATCACCGGCAATATCACTTGGAACGCGACGCCTCTAGCGAACGTCCGCGTGAGCAACGGCACCAAGTATGCCTACACCGATAGCAGCGGCAATTACGCGCTCTCGGGCATAGCCACCGGCTCGGCGACCCTGACGGCCACTCTCAATGGCTTCACCTTCAACCCGTCCTTCACGAATCCTTTCACCGTGGTCAGTGGTGCGAACACCGCGAACTGGACCGCGGGGAACTCGACTTTCGTCACGCTGGCAAAGACGGCCGATCCGGTGGAAGGCGGTGCGAACGGCTCCTTCACCCTGACCCGCACCGGCGATACCAGCGCGGATCTCGTCGTCCGCGTTTCGCCCGTTGGCGGCACGGCCACCCGCACCACCGACTACACCTTCAACCCGGACTACGCCACGGACGGCTCCTACCGTAGCTTCACGATCCCCGCCGGCTCGGCGTCTCTTGCCGTGAGCGTGGCCGCCGTGAACGACACGACACAGGAAGGACCGGAGACCATCGCGCTCCAGTTGGCATCGAACGGCAACTACCTCTCGAACTCGCTCAACTCGATGGTCATGACCGTGGGCGATAACGATACCAGCCTGCCCCAGATCTCGGTGCTGCCCACCGATCCCTATGCCTTCGAGTCACCCGCGGATAATGGCACTTTCACGTTCCGCCGCGTCGGGCCCACCACCTCATCGCTGAACATCTCCGTGGCATGGAGCGGTAGCGCCACGGCGGGTAGCGATTACACCTCTCTCCCCGCGACCGTGACCTTCCCTGCCGGTCAAAGCACCGCCACGATTAATGTGGTTCCGATCAACGACAGCGTAATCGAGGCGCCGGAGGATATCACCGCCACCATCAACACTTCCGCGTCTTATCTGCGCGATGGCTCTGCCACCTCGGCCACGGTTTCACTAAGTGACGATGATTCGCCCGTCGTCACCGTCGCCGCGGTGGATACCCAGGCTTCCGAAGCTGGTCCGGACTCGGGAATGTTCCTCATCACCCGCAGCGGCAGCACCGCTGCGCCGCTGAAAGTCTACTATGGCCTTTCGGGAAGTGCTTTCCACGGCACCGACTACGCTCCTCTAACAGGTGAAACGACGATCCCCGCCGGATCCGCCAGCGCTCCGGTCGTCGTCACGCCCTACAACGACGATCTGGGCGAGCCGGTGGAAGATGTCACCTTGGCGGTTACGACCTTCAACAACGCCTACAGCCTCGGTAGTGCCTTCCAGGCCACCCTTGCGATCGCCGATAACGCGGACACCCCGGTGGTCTCCGTTCGAGCCGGAGCCGCGGGCGTGGAAGGCGGGTCCAGCGCCTCTGTGGTTTTCCGCGCCATCGGGTCCGGCAGCGGAAATGTCACCGTGAACTACACGGTCTCGGGCACCGCGACCTCCGGGAGCGATTACACCGCCATGTCGGGCTCCGTCTCAGTGCCCGCGAATGGCACCAACGACGTGACCGTCACCATTCCCGTCACCAACGATACAACACCCGAGCCGACGGAAACCATCAAGGTCACCATCACTCCGGGCGCTGCCTACCGCGTCTACAATGACGGCGTGGGCGAAGCCGCGATCCGTGACAACGACAGCGGCGACCGCGTGGCTGTCTCTGCCTACAACTCGGGTGCCGCGGAAGGCGGTAGCACCGGCAAGTTCTACATCGCCCGCGCCAACACCGTCGGCGCGCTCACGGTGAACTATACTCTCTCCGGCACAGCTACCGATGGGCTCGACTATACCGGTCTCACCGGTTCGGTCGTCATTCCGGATACCCAGCTCGGCGAGGTCGTCACCTTCACCCCGGTGAATGACACGCTGCCGGAAGGCACCGAAAAGGTCACGCTCACGATTGCCGCAGGGACGGGCTATGGTCTGGATCGTCCTGCCTCCGCCACCCTTGAGATCGCGGACAATGACACGCTGCCGATCAGCGTGGGCTTCCAGGCTTCGACTTCGGCCACCAGCGAGATTCCGGATGCGAATGGCGAGTTCCGCGATATCCCGGTCGTGCTTTCGGCAGCCTCGGCAACCACCGTAACGGTGGACTATGTCGGCGGTGGCGGGGTGGCGACCGGCGATGACGTGGACTGGAGCTTCGTCGACGCGGCCAACGGCAATGCCATCATCAAAGGCGGCACGCTGGTCTTCGCTCCCGGCACCACGTCGCGCAACATCCGGATCCGCGTGAAGAACGATGGCGTCTCCGAGCAATCCGAGACCGCCGTTCTGGAACTTCGAGCCGCCAACCAAGCCGGGCTGACCAGCGGACTCAACAAGCACTCCGTGTTGATCTTCGATGGTGCCGTTCCGCCTCTCGTCACGGAAGAACGCTGGAGCGGTGGCACCGTTTATACCAATCAGACTTGGAGCAGCGTTACTCCTAGCTACAGTGGCTTGCTGCCGGGTTTCACCACGGCCTTGGACGTGGCGGACAATTATTCTCGCCGCCTGGTCGGCCAGATCGTCGCGCCGGCTACCGGTCAGTATCGCTTCTGGATCGCCTCGGATGATGCCTCGCGCCTCTATCTCAGCACCACCTCGAGTGCTGCGAACAAGGTGCTGATTGCCAGCCTAGCCACTTACACCGACTTCCAGAATTGGGAGGCCAATGATTCCCAGCAATCCGCGCTCATCAATCTCGTGGCCGGGCAGTCCTATTACATGGAAGCCCAGCATCAGGAGGGCGGTGGCGGTGATCATCTTTCCGTCGCATGGTCGGGACCGGGCTTCAGCCGCACCCCTATCGCGGGTGCCGCTACCGATGTCGTTCCGCGCACGGTTCGCTTCGTCACCGCCTCCAGTACCCGCCGCGAAAGCGACGCGGGGGAGCCTTTGCTGATGGCGGTGCTTGATCGCCCCGCAGGGAGTTCGGCGGTCACGGTGAACTACACCGTGGCTGGCACCGCGAGTTCCGGCAGCGATTTCACGCTGGCACCCGGCACCCTCAGCTTTGCCGCGGGAGAACAGATGAAACTGCTTCCGCTTTCCTTCACGGCGGATAGCAATGGAGAGACTCCGGAGATCCTCTCGGTGGCTCTGGCTTCCGCCAATGGCGCTCAGATCGTTTCGCCCTCGACTCACACGATCACGCTTCTCGACGCTGCGGCTCCCGCTGTCGGCCCGCTCTATGTGAGCGCGGCTTCCACCACCGCCGCGGGTAGCGTCCTCGGCACCGCGAGCGCCACTCCGGCTTCCGGTCGCAGCATCGCGTCCTGGTCCATCATCGCGGGTAATGTGGGGAATCTCTTCGCGATCAACGCCAGCGGTCAGGTTACTCTCTTGGCCCCGGCAGCGTTGCCCAATCCAGGTGGCATCCAGCTCGGGGTGCGTGCTACCGACAATCTAGGAGCCACCGGTGATGGCGCGGTAAACGTGGTCTGCAACGCCCCCGCAAACAAGGTGGTCGAACGCCGCTGGGCCGGTGAAACCGCCTTTTGGAACGAGGACTGGAGCGCTGCGACCAACTACTCCGGCACACTCACGAACCTGACCAGTGCACAAAACGTGGCGGACACCTACTCCCGCCGTCTCACCGGCCTGCTGGTGCCGCCTACCACCGGAGATTATACCTTCTGGGTTGCAGGCGACGATGACTGCCGCCTCTACCTCGGCACCGAGGGTGGCTCGGCTAGCAAGGTCCAGATCGCCTCGGTCGATGGCTACACCAATTACCAAGCTTGGGATTCGCAAGGTTCCCAGAAATCGGCGCTCATACCCCTGCAAGCAGGGAAGGTTTACTGGATCGAAGCCCAGCAGCGCGAGGGCGGTGGCGGCGATCACCTCTCCGTCGCTTGGTCCGGCCCGGGCATTTCCCGCGTGGCCATTCCGGCCTCGGCTTTCTTTCCCTTCACCCCGGCTGCGGACTTCAATGCTCCTCCTGCGGTTCCGTCCATCGTCGTGGCTTCGCCCCTCGCCGGAGCAACTTTTGAGTCGGGTTCGAATATCCCCGTTGGCGCGAATCTTGCCGGCGGCGCGCAGACCATCACTGCGGTCGAGTTCTATCGTGGTGGGACCTTGATTGGTTCCGATTCCAGCCCGCCGTATCAGGCTGCTTGGAGCAATGCGTCCGCGGGAACCTACGCCATCACTGCCAAGGCCCTCTACTCCGGCGGAGGCGTCGTTTCCTCTCCCGTCTCGATCACGGTTAACGATGCGGACCCCTCTGCCGATCCGGATGGGGATGGTTTCAATACCGGTCTCGAACTTGCCCTCGGCACGAATCCCCAGTCCTCCGCTTCGCAGCCGCCCGCCATCTACGCCAGCCTCCGCGCCTGGTGGAAGCTGGACGATAACACGGGCACCGCTGCCGATGACTTCACCGGCCGTCCCCAGGACGGCACCATCTCCGGCGCGGCATGGGCCACGGGCATCAGCGGCTCTGCCTTGAACTTCGACGGCTTGGATGATGGCATCCTTGTCGGCAACTCCGCCGCCCTCACAGGCACCGGCAATCTCACGCTGGCTGCATGGGTGAAAATTGATCCGGGTTCGCCCTTGGCCACCGTGATCCAGCAACGCGAAGCCGGGGCTACCGGTCATCAGGGACAATACGTGCTGAATGTGAATGCGAGCGGCACGGTGAACTTCTTCATCTACAATAACAGTGCCTATCAGTTCGATCTCACCACGGCGGGCGCCGTGAATGACGGCCAGTGGCATCACCTCGCCGCCGTGCGTGAGGGTACGGCTGGCAGGATCTATATCGATGGTGTGCAGGCCGCCTCCGGTTCTGGCACGGCCCAGGCACTCGTCTCTCATCCTGTCGCGATCGGCTACGATCATCGCGACAACAACAAGCGCTTCGATGGGCTGATCGATGATGTCCGCATCTATGAGCGCGCCCTGAACGCAGCCGAGCTCGATGGCCTCCATGATGGGCTGGTGCCGAACCGGGCGCCCGCATTCACCTCGGATCCGCTGGCCAAGGCCGCTGCGAGCGAGGACACCGTCTATAGCGCTTCACTCGCGGGAGATGCCGGGGATCCTGACTTCGGGGACGGGCTCACCTACACGAAGCTAGGTGGTCCGCTCTGGCTCGCCGTGTCTCCTTCCGGAGTGCTTAGCGGTACCCCCGCGAACAGCGATGTCGGGTCCAATAGCTTCTCGATCCGCGTGGCGGATGCCGCGGGTCTCAACGATATCGCCACGGTGACCATCCAGGTGCTCAATACTAACGACACCCCGGTCTTCGCCGCCGATCCCATGACCGGTAGCCCGGCGACCGAGGACCTCGCTTACTCCATGAGCCTCGCCGGCAGCGCCAGTGACGTGGATGCCGGTGATACTCTGACTTACTTCAAGGTCTCCGGTGCCCCATGGGTCAACGTGGCTCCGAATGGCAGCGTGAGCGGCACCCCGGGCAATGGCGATGTCGGACCCAATAGCGTCACCATCGAAGTCCGCGATACCGCCGGCGCCTCCGACCAAGCGGTGCTCCAGATCGCGGTGGCGAATGTGAACGATGCTCCCGCTTTCTCCGCGGATCCGATTAGCGGTCCTGCCGCTACGGAGGATCTCGCTTACTCGGGCAGCTTGGCCGGGCTGGCCGCCGATATCGATGCGGGCGACTCCTTGATCTACTCGAAGGAGGATGGCCCTCCATGGCTCGCCGTAGCTCCGGATGGCACGCTCTCCGGCACGCCCGGCAACGCCGACGTGGGCATCAACTCCTTTACCGTTCGTGCGCGGGATTGGTCGAACGCGCACGATGATGTGACGCTCACCGTGCTTGTGGCGAATGTGAACGACGCTCCGGTATTCATCGTCGATCCCATTGCTCGTCCGACAGGGAGCGAAGAGCAGGCCTACACTGCTTCGTCCCTCTCCGGCACCGCCGTGGATGCCGATGCTGGAGACTCGCTCACCTACGCGAAGATCGGCGGGCCTCTCTGGCTTGATATCGCAGCTGATGGATCGCTGTCCGGCACGCCGCCTGCGGGTAGCTCAGGGACGAATACTTTCACGGTCGAGGCCAAGGACGGGGCCGGAGCCACGGCCCAAGCCACACTTCTGATCGAGATCGAAGGCGACGAGCTGCCCCTCCCTTGGCAATCGAATAGCATCGGGTCGATTCCTTCGAACGGGTCCGTGACCCATTCCAATGGCACCTACACCGTGAGCGGTGCGGGGAGTCTCAGCGGCCGCAGTGATACCCTGAACTTCGCATGGCAGACCATGAGCGGTGATGGCTCGATCACCGCGCGCATTACGGAGCTGGGTAGCACCGGCGGAAGTGCGCGGATAGGCATCATGATCCGGGACACCCTTGCCTCGAACTCGCGCCACGTCTTCATCGGCCTCGACGGGAACTCCACCTACCGCTGGGTCCGTCGCACGAGCCTCAATGGCAATACCTCGACCTCCACGAGCGGCAGCGGCGTGGTCCCCGCCACATGGATCCGCTTGGTCCGTAGCGGCGACAGGATCACCGCCTACAAGAGCTCGAACGGAACCGCGTGGATCGAGATCGGCAGCCTCACGGCCGCCCTACCGGAGAACTGCTACGCAGGCATGGCGGTCGCCAGCGGGAATGGCGAGGTGCTCAATACCTCGGAATTCACCAACGTCAGCGTGAGCCCGTGA